A segment of the Populus alba chromosome 9, ASM523922v2, whole genome shotgun sequence genome:
AGATCCTAGACTCAACCCTCTTAGTCTTGGCTATGCTTTAGACTCAAGAATTTATAGGTCTAACAAGAAGCCAAACCCAACCTTCTTGAGTTTGGAAACATACTAGGACCAAACATAAACGGGTAAGGCAAGATGCTAGATTCAATCCCTTTAGGCTTAGCTATGCGCCATGTCCAAACATTTATGAGGATGACGAGATCTTAGACCTAACTTTTTTGGGCTCGGCCGTGCATCAAGCCCAAATGCTTATAGGTCTAGCAATATAAAAGACTCAATCCCCTTAAACTCGATTACACGTTAGACCCAAGATATCATATTATTGTCCTTTTAAACCAATGATTCCTTTAGATATAAGCACACAAGATATGAGAATTTAGGGTCATTATTTTTCTACATACTAGTTGTGCAACAAATCTTCTAAAGGGTATCTATACgtcaatcaatattattattgattataaaaaatgacCACATGAACATTAATATATTGTGTAGATTGATGTAGGACCGTCAATCTAAGACTCCAATTCCATCGGCTCACAAGCATCAGGCTTGAACTtacttttattttggtttagatAAATTggtgaaatgccacaatcatgcTCTTTGTTACTACGATTCCTTCAACACTTCAAATCTGTGAAAATAAATCTGGACACTTGCGCACCGCATGTGTGAGCAACGTAGATTCAATCtgtaatatttagaaaaatgataattattttggaAGTCCAACTGGTAGTAGAATTTGTTTCTTGCTATagaagattttataattttattttctttgatctTGTTTGAAAAGcagtttttcctattttttttttgctgagaaAAATGCTTTGGAGAGGGCTCACTTGCTTATAAATGACAtggacaaaaaacaaaacatagaaAGACAACTAGTAAAGGAAGGCAAAGATGTTCTCCAAAAGTTATCATCACAATAACCTTaattcctattttattttttactattattttttaatttgatttgttttttttaacaagtttaCAACcccttaaataaatatatcaggGAAAAGTTAAAATACTAAATCAACAACCTAAAgcaatatattaaactaataatttaaaaggaaaaaaaataatgaaaattgacTCAAACAACACATTCCAAGCctaatttaagaattttataaatcttgaCAGGTTATGACTAGgttaacttttataaaaatttttataaaattatttagtaaaatttaaatCCTACCCAACCTATCACatctaaaatttcaatatttttttattgaactattTGTTTAAGGTGAAAAAGCCTCAAATGGAGCTTAGCTACGTGGCACTGGTGTTTAAATGAATCTACTAGGTTTTATGCACGATAAATCCATAACAGATTGTTAAAAACTATCAGATTTTTCGGACCAGCTTATATAAATAAGTCAAAAAATGGGAAAAAacgtgataatatttttagtctTTAGACTAAGCATTCGAACCTCGAAGTGCaaagtttgttttcttttacctTTTTGATAATATTCGATgatcttttattattaattaattcgtACTAATGACTCCTTACTGACTTTTCCATGCAGTTATAGCCAAATAAATACTAAGTTAATCCTTTCCGCAATCAATAAGATAGAATTAAGGAGTTATCCTATCAATCAAGTTATAACACGTTTTTTCACACCAACTTTTTGGAATCATTTTTCCAGTTGAAGCCTTCAATTTGATAAAGAAGACTTTGACGTTGctctattgttttcttttacctTTATATAACTGAAGAAGCAAAAACAATCTTCTGCACGTTCTTATGATGATTGCTTCGTTCAAATCATTGCACTTTCTACTTGGCCTGTTTATTTCCTTGAAGCTCTCGGCCTTTGCTCAAGAGGAAAATCACTTCATCTATCATGGCTTCACTGGAGCCAACCTGCTCCTCGGCGAGAATGCAAAAATCCATCCAAATGGTCTCTTAGAGCTGACAAACACTTCAAAACAGCAAATTGGCCTTGCTTTCTTCCCATTCCCTTTTCAATTCAACACATCTTTATTCAACAATTCTCGGTCTCTCTCATTCTCTACCCAGTTTGCGTTTGCCATGGTCCCTGAACTGCCTACACTTGGTGGCCAAGGCATGGCCTTCACCATCTCTCCATCTGTGGACTTCACAGGGGCTATGGCAGCTCAGTACTTTGGAATCCTCAATTCTACAAGCAATGGCCTGCCTTCAAACCATCTATTGGCAGTTGAGCTGGATGCATTTCAAAGCCTGGATCTTAAAGACATCAATGACAACCACGTTGGAATTGATGTAAACAGCTTGATATCCATTGAATCTGCTCCGGTGACCTACTTTTCAGATGAGGAAAAGGAGAATAAGAGCTTGACTCTCATAAGTGGTCATGTGATGCACGTGTGGATAGATTATGATGAAGCAGAGAAGCTACTCAATGTTACAGTTGCTCCTGTCACAAGAACAAAACCAACCTTGCCTCTCTTGTCAACACCTCTCGATCTTTCTTCTGTTATGTCGGATTCTATGTACGTTGGTTTTTCTTCATCTACTGGAGCAGTGGCTAGCAGCCACTATATTCTGGGGTGGAGCTTCAACAGAGGCGGACAAGCTCAAAGTCTTGACGTGTCAAAGTTGCCTACACTTCCTActcaaagaaaatcaagaacgAAACCACATTTAAGAATTGTGGTCCCAGCAATAACAGCAATCATTTTGCTGGTAGCAATCTCTGTTGATGTTTGTATAATAAGGCGGAAGAAATATGAAGAACTGCGCGAAGATTGGGAACAGGAATATGGTCCTCAAAGATTCTCCTACAAGGATTTATACAAAGCAACCAAGGGTTTCACAGACAGTGAGTTGCTGGGCTGTGGGGGTTTTGGAAAGGTTTACAGAGGAGTATTGTCTTCTTCCAGTATGCAAGTGGCGATCAAGAAAGTATCCCATGATTCCAGGCAAGGTACTAAGGAATTCGTTGCTGAGATTGTTAGCATGGGGAGGCTGAGGCACCGGAACTTGGTCCAGCTCTTCGGCTATTGCCGGAGAAAGGGAGAGCTCCTCTTGGTCTATGACTATATGCCCAATGGAAGCCTTGATAAACTCCTATTTCGCAATGACACACCCAGCCTTAACTGGGCTCGGCGATATCAAGTCATCAGGGGAGTAGCGTCTGCCCTTCTTTACCTCCATGAAGAGTGGGAACAGGTTGTTCTGCATAGAGATGTGAAAGCTAGCAATGTTCTATTAGATGCCGATCTTAACGGACGGCTAGGAGATTTTGGGCTTGCTAAGTTTCATGACCATGGATCAACTCCTCAAACAACCAAAGTGGTTGGAACAGTTGGATATCTTGCACCGGAGATTACTAGAACAGGAAAGTCAACTACCTGCAGCGATGTTTTTTCGTTTGGGACATTTATGCTCGAAGTAACATGTGGAAGGAAGCCTGTAGAGTCAGAGAGACCACCTGAGGAGGTTGTTCTTGTTGACTGGGTACTTGAATGCTGGAATAGAGGTGCCATTCTTGGGACAGTTGATCCTAGACTTGAAGGCAACCACGTGGAGGAAGAAATGGAGTTGGTCTTGAAGCTAGGCCTGCTCTGTACACATCGCACTCCGGCAGCTAGACCTAGCATGAGGCAAGCGGTGCAATATCTGGATGGAAATGCTACTTTACCTGATTTACCACTGCACGGTGCAGGAATCGGTTTAGTTCCAGTTAGCAATGAAGCATCTACAGAACATGTTTTAACAATCCCTATATCATCAGATGAAATTTCTTCCTATTCCTTGTCCGACTCTGAATCAATCCTCAGTGGTCGTTGAACTAGCAATGCTTCATGGAGGACTGATTAAGTAAATATGTACATTAAGACTTGTTCGATGTGAAATATAGAGGAAGGGGCCACATAATTTTGAAGATTGTAGCATCTGTGCACTTTTTTTCCAACCACTTGTATCTTATGAGCTGTTATTAACTTGTACTGTTTTTCTTTACTctgtttaaatttattatttgcatCAGTAAGACTCTAGTATAACATGTTTCGATTGTAATGGACAGGAAAAGATGCAATGCATTAGCTAGATAGTCGAGCTACGAGCTCGTGAGTTTACACCTAGAAAAATATCAGAAAGTTCATGAAATTGAAGTGACAGCACGTGCTACTTCAACTCATACTAAATGCATCTCCTCCATGAGAAGAACACAAAAAGAGCTTGATGATTAAGCTTAGGTCAACTCTGGTCTCTTTATTAACGAAAGTTGTGGTTGGATCAAACACTAATGGAGGCTGGTCTATACCTAAGATATACATACCATAAGACCATAGGTAAGGAGGGCTTGTTGGAGTTATTCAATTGTGTCAAGATTGTAAATTGTAAAGTTCATTTATTAGCACATCTACCCCCACAAGCTCTTCTAGATTTTCAACTACTCATTAACCATTAAATAGGTATAAGCTCTCACTCAAGGTGTTCTGGCATCTTAAGGGAAACATCATACTGCACCTTCTCAGCAAGCCCAATCAAAAGAGGCACCTTCCCATGAGGTACCTCTTTGAGTCCCAGCCTCACAACAACATGATTTTCCTCCTATTAGAAGAAAATTGTCTTATCAACAAGAGGCGTAATAGAGCGATACAGAGACCTTCCCACCTATACAACTTGCTAGCTCCTTGAGGAGACACTCACATCGAGACGACGCCTTCCCAAAAAGTCATCACTTCATAGACGACCCCTCGAGCCATCATGGGAAAGAAGTCAGTCATCAATCTCATCAGTCCCCGCTGGAGTCTTCCAACTCCCCTAAGCCACGTAGATGAAAGGTAGAGAGAAACATGACTGAGAGGTTCTTTTAGGAGGAGATCTACAGCCTCGAGAAGATGAAATGGTCTTCCTTATCCAAACATGTATTGTGCATGCCCGTCTCTAAGGAGTACATATTCATAAAGTTGGCCTTTGCAATATCTATGCGCATTAAATATGCAAAAACTTAAAGGGTTGCTGATGGATTGATGTATCTTTTACtgaaaacccttttttttcccctcataaGGCCCATATCtaaaaaagaccaaaagaaaaaagattcatTATAGAAGCTCAGAGACCAACACTCATAATATAAAGGTTTGGTAAATTTCCAAGTTGAATCGCTATTAGACTCAGTTATACACTAGATCTAGATCCAGGCTCTATGAATTTAGCATGATATCTGACTTAACTTTTATAGATATAATTACGCGCTAGACTTAAATATCTATAAGTTTGGAGAGATTCTAGACTCAATTCCCTTAGGCTTGGCTATGCGTCAGGCCCAAGAATTTATAGGTTTAACAAGAAGCCAAGCCCAACCTTCTTGAGCTTGAAAACATACTAAGACCAAACACAAACGGGTAAGGCAAGATGCTAGACTCCATCCCTTTAGGCTTAGTTATGCGCCATGTCCAAACATCTATGGGGATGGCGAGATCTTAGATCTAACTCCTTTGGGCTCGGCCGTGCATCAAGCCCAAACGTTTATAGGTCTAGCAATATGAAAGACTCAATCCTCTTAGACTCGATTACGCGTTAGGCCCAAAATACCATATCATTGCCCTTTTAAACCAATTATTCTTTTAGATATAAGCACACAAGATATGAGAATCTAGGGTCATTATTTCCCTACATGCTAGTTGTGCAACAAATCTTCTAAAGGCTATCTATACatcaatcaatattaatattgattataaaaaatgaccacatcaacattaatatattgtttagaTTGATGCAGGACCATCTTTTATATGCATGTGATACTCTCATTAACAATTAATGTCATGTAACGAGACACttacaatcaatattaatattgattataaAGGTTTTTTTCCCACTTAgatgtgaaaaagaaaacttcaaGGTTTTAAATATTCTATGAACGATCCAGAAAAGATGTTCATCATTATAACTCTTTTACAATTTATTCTTAGCATTTATCgtacataaattaaagataaactttttgtttttagaatttaatgctCATAT
Coding sequences within it:
- the LOC118034639 gene encoding L-type lectin-domain containing receptor kinase SIT2-like; translation: MVPELPTLGGQGMAFTISPSVDFTGAMAAQYFGILNSTSNGLPSNHLLAVELDAFQSLDLKDINDNHVGIDVNSLISIESAPVTYFSDEEKENKSLTLISGHVMHVWIDYDEAEKLLNVTVAPVTRTKPTLPLLSTPLDLSSVMSDSMYVGFSSSTGAVASSHYILGWSFNRGGQAQSLDVSKLPTLPTQRKSRTKPHLRIVVPAITAIILLVAISVDVCIIRRKKYEELREDWEQEYGPQRFSYKDLYKATKGFTDSELLGCGGFGKVYRGVLSSSSMQVAIKKVSHDSRQGTKEFVAEIVSMGRLRHRNLVQLFGYCRRKGELLLVYDYMPNGSLDKLLFRNDTPSLNWARRYQVIRGVASALLYLHEEWEQVVLHRDVKASNVLLDADLNGRLGDFGLAKFHDHGSTPQTTKVVGTVGYLAPEITRTGKSTTCSDVFSFGTFMLEVTCGRKPVESERPPEEVVLVDWVLECWNRGAILGTVDPRLEGNHVEEEMELVLKLGLLCTHRTPAARPSMRQAVQYLDGNATLPDLPLHGAGIGLVPVSNEASTEHVLTIPISSDEISSYSLSDSESILSGR